CACCGAGTCGTACGCCTGCACCAAGGGATATATGAACTCCCTGAGGGAAATGGACACTCCCTCCCTGTATCTCTTTGAGAAATCATCCCGGTCAAGCATCCGCGATACGTTAACCAGAGAGGTAAGCCCGAGGAACTCTTCTGGATCGAGGTTGCTGAGCCAGCGGGAGTTTGAAAGAATCTGGGTCTTTTTTCTGTCAAGGACCTTGAAAACCTGACGTTCGTAGGTCCTTGAATTCTTGATTATCTCCTCTTTTGAAATCGAAGGGCGGGTTTCGCTCCTGCCGGAGGGGTCTCCTATGTAGGCGGTGAAATCCCCTATCAGGAAAAGAACCTCGTGGCCCAGAGTCTGAAAATCGCGGAGTTTCTTGAGGATTATCCCGTGACCCAGATGCAGGTCGGGGGAGGTGGGGTCAAACCCTGCCTTTACCTTCAGGGGACGGTCGTTCTCTCTTGAAGCTTCGAGCTTCAAAAGAAGCTCCTCTTCGGGAATTATCGCCTCGGTTCCCCGTCTTATTACCTTTAATTGTTCTTTAGGATCAGCGAAGGCCATCTGGAAATTCCTCCTCGCAGCGGGTTTAGCCTATTTATGGAAGATCGGTTGACCCCATAAGATACCTGTCGCACTCTCTTGCGGCTTCTCTTCCCTCGTTTATAGCCCACACCACAAGGCTTTGCCCCCTGCGCGAGTCCCCCGCGGCGAAAACTCCCTCGACATTCGTCATGTACTTTCCGTATTCCGCCATGGCGTTTGAGCGTTCGTCGGTATGGATATTCATCTGCTGGAGGAGTTCCTGTTCGGGTCCCAAGAATCCGAGGGCCAAAAGCACTAGCCCGCATGGCCATTTCTGCTCGGAACCCTCAACTTCCCGAAAAGCCATCCTTCCGTCATCCCCCATGTACCACTCAATGCGTACGGTCTCAAGTTCCGCCACCCTGCCCTCTGCGTCTCCTGCGAATCTTTTGGTAAGAACCTGGTACCTTCTCGGATCTTCTCCGAAAACCGCCATGGCCTCCTGTTGGCCGTAATCAAGCCTGTACACCCTAGGCCATTGCGGCCACGGGTTATCCGCAGCCCTTTCGAGCGGAGGCTTGGGAAGTATTTCGAACTGAAGAAGGCTCCTGCATCTGTGTCTCATGGATGTCGCGACGCAGTCGGTTCCGGTGTCGCCGCCCCCGAGAATGATAACGTCCTTGTCCGCGGCGGAGATGTAGCGGCCGTCGGCGAGCCCACTGTCAAGAAGGCTCTTCGTGTTGGCCCTCAGGAACTCCATAGCAAAGTGGATTCCGTCAAGGTCCCTTCCCTCTATCGGAAGATCCCTGGGCTTTGTAGCTCCCGTGCATATCACGACCGCGTCAAAGTTCTCTACGAGTTCGTTTCCGTCGATATCCTTTCCCACTTCCGTGTTGGTGACGAACTCGATTCCCTCCTCTGCGAGTATATCGACGCGGCGGTCGACTATCTTCTTGTCGAGGTGGGGGTTGGGAATTCCATACATGAGCAGTCCGCCGATGCGGTCGTCCCTCTCAAACACGGTGACCATGTGTCCCGCCTTGTTAAGTTGCGCGGCGCAGGAAAGTCCCGCGGGCCCGGAGCCTATGACGGCGACTTTCTTCCCGGTTCTGATCTCGGGGGGCTCGGGGGTTATCCATCCTTCCTCAAAACCCCTGTCGACTATGGCGCACTCTATGCTTTTTATGGTGACCGCGGGCTCGTTAATGCCCAGAACGCACGACCCCTCGCAGGGAGCGGGGCATATCCGGCCCGTGAACTCGGGGAAATTGTTCGTCTTATGAAGTCTCTCGAGAGCCTCTCTCCAGAGTCCCGAATAAATCAGGTCGTTCCACTCGGGTATAAGGTTGTTTATGGGGCATCCCGCGGTCATGCCGCCGATTATCTGGCCCGTCTGGCAGAAGGGGACCCCGCAGTCCATGCACCTTGCACCCTGAGTGGCAAGTTCTTTTTCGGGGAGATGGCCGTGAAACTCGTCCCAGTCGGCGATTCTGCGGGCAGGATCCCTGTCAGGCCCGAGCTTCCTTTTATAATTCATAAAACCTGTGGGATCACCCATTGAAAAACTTCTCCTCCGTCAGAGCTTCCGTGTCAGTTTCCGCTTACGCGCGCGAGATCTCGTTTGTTTTCCTCAAAAGCCGCCATAAGGGCTTCGTCACCCGAAAGACCGCTCTGTTGCGCGCGGTTTATGTGCTCGAGCATTCTCTTGTAGTCTTTCGGTATTACCTTAACGAATCTGGGAAGACTCCCGGACCAGTTCTCCAATATCCGCCGCGCTATCTCGCTTCCAGTGTACTCAAGATGGTTCCTTATCATCCCAAGAAGTTCCGCTTCGTCATTCTCCTCCACGAATTCAAGGAACACGGATTCGGTATTGCACCTTCCGTGGAAACCCCCCTCGGGATCGTAAACATACGCCATGCCGCCCGACATCCCGGCCGCAAAATTCCTCCCGGTCGAACCCAGCACCGCAACGCGGCCCCCGGTCATGTATTCGCAGCAATGATCCCCGACAGCCTCCACCACG
This genomic interval from Candidatus Dadabacteria bacterium contains the following:
- a CDS encoding glutamate synthase subunit beta, whose amino-acid sequence is MGDPTGFMNYKRKLGPDRDPARRIADWDEFHGHLPEKELATQGARCMDCGVPFCQTGQIIGGMTAGCPINNLIPEWNDLIYSGLWREALERLHKTNNFPEFTGRICPAPCEGSCVLGINEPAVTIKSIECAIVDRGFEEGWITPEPPEIRTGKKVAVIGSGPAGLSCAAQLNKAGHMVTVFERDDRIGGLLMYGIPNPHLDKKIVDRRVDILAEEGIEFVTNTEVGKDIDGNELVENFDAVVICTGATKPRDLPIEGRDLDGIHFAMEFLRANTKSLLDSGLADGRYISAADKDVIILGGGDTGTDCVATSMRHRCRSLLQFEILPKPPLERAADNPWPQWPRVYRLDYGQQEAMAVFGEDPRRYQVLTKRFAGDAEGRVAELETVRIEWYMGDDGRMAFREVEGSEQKWPCGLVLLALGFLGPEQELLQQMNIHTDERSNAMAEYGKYMTNVEGVFAAGDSRRGQSLVVWAINEGREAARECDRYLMGSTDLP